From the Armatimonadota bacterium genome, the window GGCTACAACGGGCTCGTAGAACCGGGCGAGATGGAGTACATCGAGTTCGGCGTCTTCAAGGGCAAAGCAGGCGACGCCTTCTCGTGGGACATCGGCGACCATGAGGCGGTGCTGGTGTTTTTGTCAGGCAGGTGTCGCTTGCAGGTGAACGGTGAGGATTACTCCATCGTCGGCGGACGGCGCAGCGTGTTCGACGGCAATGCCTGGAGCCTGTACGCCCCGAACGACACGAAAGTAGAGATAGAAGTGCTGGACGAAGCAGAGATAGCCATCAGCCAAACGCGCGCAACGACGGACGCTTCCCCCCGCCTTATCAAGCCCGAGGAGGTGAACGTGCGCGACGTGGGTGTGTGGAACTGGCGGCGCGACGTGAAGGACATCGTGGATAAGCGCACCCCTGCCTCGCGGCTGGTGGTAGGCGAGACCATCAACCCGCCGGGCAACTGGTCCAGCTGGCCTCCCCACAAGCATGACGTACACGACCCGCCCTGCGAGAGTAAGCAGGAGGAAGTATACTTCTTCAAGGTGCAACCTGCAAACAGCTTCGGTCTGGCGAGGCTTTACACCGCCGAGGGTGACGTAGATGAAGTGTTGCCCATCCGCGAGAACTCTGTACTGTTGATACGTCGGGGCTACCATCCGATTGCCGCCGCGCCGGGCACGCGTGTGTACTATCTGTGGACGCTGGCGGGCGAAAGCCGCGACCTGATCCCCAACGACGCGCCCGGTTACCGCTGGATGAAGGATGCGGAAGCGGTGCTGCGCGAGTGGCAAAGAAATCTATGAGGAGGACAATGTATGATCGGAAACTGGCAGCGTGTACTGGTGTTCGCCGCCCACCCCGACGATGAGATTATCGGCTGCGGAGGCACCATTGCCCGGCTCTCCGCGATGGGCAAGCAAGTGTTCGTGGTCACTTTCTGCGCTGGGGAAACCAGCTACACTACCCCCGAAATGAAGGACAAGATCGCCGAGGTGCGCCGTGCGGAAGCAGATGCCTGCGACAGGGTGCTAGATATCACCGAACGGGTGATACTGGGCAAGCCCACCCAGGGCGTGGTGAACGATCGCGAGACGTATCAGGAATGCATACGCCTGATTCGCCGCTATCGTCCTGACGTTATCTTCACCCACTGGAACGAGGACAAGCACCGCGACCACCGCGCTATCTCCACAGTCACCGACGAAGCCCGCTGGAAGGCTTATGAAAATGTGCTGGCGGACTTCGGCGAGCCGTGGTACACGCCGGAGCTTTACTATTATGAGGTGCTGGAGCTGTTCACGCATCCCTCCGTGCTGATAGACATCACCGACACGTTCCCGAAAAAACAGGAGGCGATGCAAACGCAGCAGAGCCAGTTCGCGGTGTTGCCCGGCATCATGGATTACATCGAAGGGCTGGCAAAGGTGCGTGGTTATGCACGTGGAACCCGCTACGCAGAAGCGTTTTTGCGGTCGAATCTGTTGCCAACCTTTGGATAGGAGGAGCACATGAAAATCAGCTGTTGCTGGCTGTACGCCATTTCCAAATACGGCTACCCGCCCAGCCTGGAAGACACCTTTAAGGTGCTGGGCGAGATGCGCGACATGGGCTTTACCTATGTGGAGCTGGAAGGTGTGCGCGAACAGAACCTGATGGAGGTGTATCACCATCGCGCTGACCTGAAAGCACACTGTGAGATTCTGGGATTGAAAGTGATCAACTTCTGTCCTGTGCTGCCGGACATCGTATCGATGGACGAATCCCGTCGCCAGCGGGCGAAGGAGCTTTATCTCGTCGGTATCGAACTGGCGAACTACTTCGGCTGCGATACCATCCAGACCGACAGCTTTACCCCGCCGCTGGAATTCGTGGGCGATGCTCCCTACAAGGAAGCCATCAAGTTTGGCAAGCAGTTCAAGGTCAAGATAGACCCGAACTTCCGCTGGGAGGAGCTGTGGTCGGCAATGGTGGACAGCTTCCGCTTCTGTGCGGAGCGGGCGAAGGACGCGGGGCTGAAGTTCTGCCTGGAGCCGCGTGTGGGCGAGCTCATCAGCAACACCGACGCCTTCCTGCGCCTGTGGGAGCACGTGGGCAGCGACAACTTCGGGATGGTGCTGGATACGGGACACCAGAACGCGCAGAAGGAGATACTGCCGCTGTCGGTGGAGAAGCTGGGCAAACGCATTTTCTACGTGCACGTTTCGGACAACGACGGACGCACCAACGAACACCTCGCACTGGGCAAGGGCACGATAGACTGGGAAGGGGTGTTGACTGCGCTCAGGAAGCACGGCTACGATGGCTACGTCGCTATCGACATCGGCAACGTACCGGATATCGAGAAGGCGTACATCGAGTCGCGCCAGTTTCTGGAGCAGATGTCGGCGCAGATGGGGTGGTAGGAGAGAACGTCTTCACTCACCATCCTTGCGGTAGGGCTTCCTGTCTGGAGGGTCACGCACTATCGTGACCCTCACCCTGTCACATGCAACGGAATGCATGATGCCACACCTTCAAACGAATAGCAATCTTCCCGCCGACCTGAACCGCGACAACAGGGTAGACCTGCTGGACTTTGCGATACTGATACGTAATTTCGGGCTCATAGGGGATGAATAGAGCGGAGGTAACGGTCTCTCCAGAAGAATCTTTTTGCCTCCTGTTTGGAGAATGGTATAATACGGGTGGTGAAGCCGACATGTCTCAAGCGACGCTGGTACAACCGAAAGAGCAAACCGCCCTCGTCCGGCGCAGGTTTACGCTGGAAGAATACCACTGGCTCATCCGGCAGGGGTTCTTCGCGGACGAGCGGGTAGAGCTCATCGACGGGGAGATTGTGTGTATGCCACCTACAGGACCGGAACACAGTATCAGCAACGACAAGGTTGTTTCCCTACTGATTCTGCTGTTAGCGAATAAGCCGTACTACGTGCGCGTGCAGAATCCGCTGGCTTTGGGCGAGCACGAACCGGTTCCTGACGTAGCGGTGGTGCCTGGCAGCCCCGACGATTACCGCCAATCGCATCCCACTACTGCCTTGCTGGTGGTAGAGATTGCGGACACCTCCTTACAGTATGACCGCACGACCAAGATGAGCCTGTATGCAAGCGCAGGCATCCCGGAATACTGGGTTGTGAACCTGATAGAGAGGCGGTTAGAGGTATACCGCGAGCCATCCTCGCCGGAGCCAGAGACCCCCTTCAACGCTTTGTATAAGAGCCTGCGCCTGTACTCTCCTCAGGAGAGCGTCTCTCCCCTCTTTGCGCCAGAGGTGAGTATCCCGGTGGAGCAACTAACAGGCTAGCAAAACCATCCTCTGGCGATACAGGACACCCCGCCTTGCATCGCGAAAAACACCTCCAGCAGACGCTAAAGGAGGCTAAGCGCGGTGAGGTTTGTATTTCAGTGTGTAAGTACTGGGCTTTTGTTGCTGCTTATCTTCTCACAGGCAGGAGCGAAACCGATGAACCTTTACGTCTCCCCCAAAGGCAACGATTCGTGGTCGGGCAGGTTGCCCAACCCCAACCGGGGACGCACCGATGGTCCCTTTGCCACCTTAGAACGGGCACGCGATGCCGTCCGCGAGCTGAAACGGCAGGGTAAACTGCCCCAAGGCGGTGTCACCGTGTGGTTGCGCGGGGGAACCTACTTCCGTCAGACCCCCTTCTCGCTGACTGCCGAAGACAGCGGCAGCGCGCCATCTCCCATCGTCTACAGCGCGTACCGCAACGAGAAGGTGCGCATTGTGGGAGGCAAAAGCGTCAACGGATGGAAGCCGATCACCGATAAGTCGGTGCTACGCCGACTGCCTCCTGAGGCGCGAGGTAAGGTAATATACATCGACCTGCGCTCGCAGGGCGTTACCGACTACGGACAGATGCGCCGACGTGGGTTCGGGCTGCCTGCCACCATCCCTGCCGGAATGGAGTTGTTCTATAACGGCAAACCGATGTCCCTTGCCTGTTACCCCAACAGTGGCTGGCTGAAAATCGCTGCTACTCCTGCCGGACAGCAAGGCGGGCGATTCACCTGCGATGACCCTCGCCTGAATCGCTGGGTTGAGGCGAAGGATGTGTGGGTGCACGGCTACTGGACCTGGGACTGGGCGGATAGTTACGAGAAGGTGGTATCCATAGACCCTGACCAAGGCGAAATTGTCACCGCCGAACCGCACGGCGTGTACGGCTACACCCCCGGCAAACGCTTCCGCGTGCTGAACCTGCTGGAAGAGCTGGACGCGCCGGGCGAATGGTATCTTGACCGCGACACAGGAATCCTGTACTTCTACCCACCTGACGAAGGCAAAGGGGAGGCGATGGTGTCGCTGAGTGAAGAGCCGTTAATGACCCTGCGGGATGTTTCACATGTGAAGATACAGGGCATGACCTTTGAAATATGCCGCGGCACAGGCGTGGAGGTGCGCGGTGGCAGTCAGGTAACCATTGCCGGATGCACCTTCCGCAACATCGGCACGGTGGGCGTTATCATCGAAGGTGGCAGTGAGCACAAGGTGGTCTCCTGCGATTTCATGGACCTGGGCGATGGAGGCGTGCAGGTTTCCGGTGGCGACCGCAATACGCTGACACCCTGCAAACACGAGGTGTTGAACTGCCTGTTCACCCGCTTCAACCGCTGGAGCCGCACCTACCGTCCGGCGGTGCTGGTCAATGGCGTCGGCGTGCGCGTGGCGCATAACCTGATGTACGATGCACCTCACACCGCCATCTTGCTTGGCGGCAATGACCACCTGATTGAGTTCAACGAGATACACCACGTTTGCACGGAGACGGGCGATGCGGGCGCGTTCTATATGGGACGCGACCTCACCCAGCGCGGGTACCGTTATCCGCTATAACTACTTCCATGACCTCGGTAAGTCACTGCAGGCGGAGACCTTCGTGGACGTGATGGCGGTGTATCTGGACGACTGCACCTGCGGCACCACCATCTTCGGCAATCTGTTCGTGCGCGCGGGGCGGGCAGCGATGATTGGCGGAGGACGTGACAACACCGTGGAGAACAACATCTTCGTGGATTGCGAGCCGTCGGTGCATGTGGACGCACGCGGGATGGGCTGGGCAAGCTTCTGGTTCGACGGGCGCGATAGCACGTTAATGGACAGGCTGAAAGCGGTTCCCTATCAAAAACCCCCGTGGAGCGAGCGCTACCCGGAGCTTGTAAACATCCTCAACGACGAGCCCGCTGTACCAAAAGGCAACAAGATAGTGCGCAACATCAGCGTGGGGGGACGGTGGATAGACCTGTACGACAACCTAACCGATAAAATCGTAACCATCCGCGACAATATCACGGATGGCGATGCCGGTGTAGAAGTAACCCCGAAGGGCGTGCGCCTGCGCAACGATTCGCCAGCGTTGCGGGTAGGCTTCCAGCCGATACCTGTAGAGAAGATAGGGCTGTATCGGGATGCGTACAGGAAGAGTCTGCCGTAGCGGCGTGCATGAGGGTGTTCGAGAATTGTTGAGAAGTTGGTTGTAGCGCAAGGAGAGAGGCGTTCTTGCTATCCCTGCCTTACCTCACCCCCGTCCCCTCTCCTACGAGGAGAGGGGCGTTCCCCCTTCCCTTGCAGGGAAGGGGGCAAGGGGGTTAGGTTATCTATCCATTCAACCAGCAATTTCGAACACCCTCGGCGTGCATTGACTTTTCGCCCCTTTCTCGGATACAATACGCATCGGTGCAGGAGGCATCGATGCGACACGCGCCGCAAGACCATATCCGAAACTTCTGTATCATCGCGCACATCGACCACGGAAAGTCCACCCTTGCCGACCGCATTCTGGAGTTTACGGGCGCGATTGACCCCCGCCAGATGCAGGAGCAGGTGCTGGACCAGATGGACCTGGAGCGCGAGCGAGGCATCACCATCAAGATGACCGCCGTGCGCTTGACCTATCGCGCGCGCGATGGGCAGGAGTACGAGCTGAATCTGATTGACACGCCGGGGCATGTGGACTTCACGTATGAGGTCTCGCGTAGCCTTGCCGCGTGCGAGGGGGCACTGCTGGTGGTAGACGCCTCGCAGGGAGTGGAGGCGCAAACCATCGCCAACGTCAACCTGGCGATGAACAATGGACTGGAGATTATTCCCGTTATCAATAAGATAGACCTGCCCGCCGCCGACCCCGAGCGCGTCAAGGAAGAGATAGAGAATATCCTCATGCTGGATTCCTCCGAAGCCATTCTCGCCAGTGCGAAAGAGGGCATCGGCACGGAGGAGATTTTGGAAGCGGTGGTGCGCAAAATCCCTCCTCCTCGGGGCAACCCGAACGCCCCCCTGCGTGCGCTTATCTTCGACTCGCATTTTGACCCCTACCTGGGCGTGGTGGTGTATATCCGCGTGGTGGATGGGATAGTGCGCCCGGGAATGCGCATTCGGTTCATGTCTACTGGGCGCGAGTTCGAGGTGACCAGTGTGGGCTTCTTCACACCGCGCCTGCAGGAGGGCGACGAACTGCGCACGGGTGAAGTGGGATACCTTACAGCAGGCATCAAGACCGTCGGCGATACGCGCGTGGGCGACACTATTACCGACGCCGAACGCCCCGCCGAAGAACCTCTACCCGGTTACAAGCCGGTTAAACCGATGGTGTACTGCGGGCTGTATCCGGTGGAGGGCGAAGAGTTCTCCGACCTGCGCGACGCGCTGATGAAGCTGCAGCTCAACGATGCCGCGCTGGTGTTTGAGCCGGAGACCTCCGCCGCGCTGGGGTTTGGTTTTCGTTGCGGATTTCTGGGCTTACTGCACATGGACATCGTGCAGGAGCGCCTGGAGCGTGAGTTCGGGCTGTCGCTGATTGCCACCGCGCCCAGTGTGGTGTACCGCATCACCACCACAAAGGGCGAGGTCATCATGCTGGATAACCCTGCGCACTGGCCCCCGCCGACCACTATCGCGATGGTAGAGGAACCCTATATCCGCGCCACTATCTTTGTGCCCAGCGAATATGTTGGGGCGATGATGGAGCTGGCGATGGAACGGCGCGGCGAGTTCGTGAAGATGGAATATCCCTCGCCTAACCGCGTGCTGCTCACCTACGATCTGCCTCTGGCGGAAATCCTGCTGGATTTCTACGACCAGCTCAAGAGCCGCTCCAAAGGCTATGCCTCTTTTGATTACGAACCAGTTGGCTACCGGCAGTCGGACCTGGTGAAGCTGGACATCCTCATCAACGGCGAGCCGGTAGATGCGCTCAGCTTCATCACCCATCGCGACCGAGCCTACAGCCGGGGACGTGCGTTGGTGGAACGACTGCGTCAGGTGGTACCACGCCAGCAGTTTGAGGTGCGCATCCAGGCAGCCATCGGCAGCAAAGTGATTGCGGCGGATCGCATTCCACCCTTCCGCAAGAACGTGCTGGCGAAGTGCTACGGCGGCGACGTCACCCGCAAACGCAAGCTGCTGGAGAAGCAAAAAGAGGGCAAAAAGCGCATGAAGCAGCTGGGCAACGTGGAGATTCCCCAGGAAGCATTCCTCAGTGTGCTGAAGGTGGCGGAGTAGCCCTTGCACTTTCCTCTCCTTTTGGGTATTATCTGATTCGCTGAACAATTGTTCAATATACAGGAGTGATGATGACAGGCTCTTCCCTCTCACGCAGGCAGCAGGCGCAGATGCGCCGACAGCAGCTGATAGATGCTGCGCTCCATCAGTTCGCCGAAAAGGGCTACGACGGCGCGTCGATCCGCGACATCGCCCACGCTGCAGGCGTCACCGAGTCACTGGTCTACCACTACTTCCGCAACAAAGAGCATCTGTTCGAAGAGGTGCTCAAGGCACGTAGTTTTGCACCTATCCTTCGCCGCGTGCTGGACGAGGCTGGCAATGCTCATCCTGCGGAGGTATTGCACCGCGTGCTGGAAGAGTTTCTGGACATGCTGCGGCACAACGCCTCTATGGCACGCATGTTCATCATCGAGTTCATGCGCAACCCCGTATGTGCCCGCTATTTCCGCGCGATGGCAGAAGACAACACAGCAAATCTCACCCGTTACCTGCAGGAACAGCAACAGCGCGGCGTGTTTCGTGCCGATGTGGACGCGGAGGCGGTGGCGGGCATGTTACTGGGCATGGCGTTTGCCGTGTTCTTCACGTGGGGGCAGGCTCCCGAGCGCGAATGGCAGCAACGACGCGAGAGATTCCTGAAACACAGCGT encodes:
- a CDS encoding 5-deoxy-glucuronate isomerase: MIKHVTLQYGYNGLVEPGEMEYIEFGVFKGKAGDAFSWDIGDHEAVLVFLSGRCRLQVNGEDYSIVGGRRSVFDGNAWSLYAPNDTKVEIEVLDEAEIAISQTRATTDASPRLIKPEEVNVRDVGVWNWRRDVKDIVDKRTPASRLVVGETINPPGNWSSWPPHKHDVHDPPCESKQEEVYFFKVQPANSFGLARLYTAEGDVDEVLPIRENSVLLIRRGYHPIAAAPGTRVYYLWTLAGESRDLIPNDAPGYRWMKDAEAVLREWQRNL
- a CDS encoding bacillithiol biosynthesis deacetylase BshB1, whose amino-acid sequence is MIGNWQRVLVFAAHPDDEIIGCGGTIARLSAMGKQVFVVTFCAGETSYTTPEMKDKIAEVRRAEADACDRVLDITERVILGKPTQGVVNDRETYQECIRLIRRYRPDVIFTHWNEDKHRDHRAISTVTDEARWKAYENVLADFGEPWYTPELYYYEVLELFTHPSVLIDITDTFPKKQEAMQTQQSQFAVLPGIMDYIEGLAKVRGYARGTRYAEAFLRSNLLPTFG
- the lepA gene encoding elongation factor 4, producing the protein MRHAPQDHIRNFCIIAHIDHGKSTLADRILEFTGAIDPRQMQEQVLDQMDLERERGITIKMTAVRLTYRARDGQEYELNLIDTPGHVDFTYEVSRSLAACEGALLVVDASQGVEAQTIANVNLAMNNGLEIIPVINKIDLPAADPERVKEEIENILMLDSSEAILASAKEGIGTEEILEAVVRKIPPPRGNPNAPLRALIFDSHFDPYLGVVVYIRVVDGIVRPGMRIRFMSTGREFEVTSVGFFTPRLQEGDELRTGEVGYLTAGIKTVGDTRVGDTITDAERPAEEPLPGYKPVKPMVYCGLYPVEGEEFSDLRDALMKLQLNDAALVFEPETSAALGFGFRCGFLGLLHMDIVQERLEREFGLSLIATAPSVVYRITTTKGEVIMLDNPAHWPPPTTIAMVEEPYIRATIFVPSEYVGAMMELAMERRGEFVKMEYPSPNRVLLTYDLPLAEILLDFYDQLKSRSKGYASFDYEPVGYRQSDLVKLDILINGEPVDALSFITHRDRAYSRGRALVERLRQVVPRQQFEVRIQAAIGSKVIAADRIPPFRKNVLAKCYGGDVTRKRKLLEKQKEGKKRMKQLGNVEIPQEAFLSVLKVAE